Proteins from a single region of Syngnathus scovelli strain Florida chromosome 7, RoL_Ssco_1.2, whole genome shotgun sequence:
- the ccnl1a gene encoding cyclin-L1a translates to MNMAAGPLSVSSTTSTNNDGILIGDKVYSEVYLTIDNSLIPEERLSPTPSMLDGLDLHTETDLRILGCELIQSAGILLRLPQVAMATGQVLFHRFFYSKSFVKHSFEIVAMACIYLASKIEEAPRRLRDVINVFHHLKQIRGKKTPSSLILDQNYINTKNQVIKAERRILKELGFCVHVKRPHKIIVMYLQVLECEKNQTLVQTAWNYMNDSLRTNVFVRFQAETIACACIFLAARALQIPLPNKPQWYMLFGASDDDIKEVCITTLKLYTRKKPNYEQLEKEVDRRKVCLAEAKLKAKGLNPDGTPALTTLGNFSPSSKPCSPNVVKVEEKSPNSQTVKAVKKETDNRTQMTKSPHNGMRKEAKIVRNSRSGSRSRSRTRSRSRSHSPRRHYNSRRSRSGTYSSRSRSRSHSRSPSPRRHPPSPFLPHLKAKAAHHGNSDSKSSGRHNGGGHKRKRSRSRSRSRTPLRADRERDRERERDRDRDRGGAFDTTSKKHKHERSGGHRGDRRDGERSRSYDRDRERERGHKGKHHSSSGGHSGHGRHRR, encoded by the exons atgAACATGGCCGCGGGTCCACTTTCTGTGTCTTCAACCACGTCAACAAACAACGATGGCATCCTTATTGGTGATAAAGTTTATTCCGAAGTGTACCTTACGATCGACAACTCGCTCATACCCGAGGAAAGGCTCTCTCCGACGCCGTCAATGCTTGACGGCCTCGACCTACACACGGAAACCGACCTTCGCATTTTGGGATGTGAGCTGATTCAATCGGCGGGCATTCTTCTCCGTTTACCACAG GTGGCGATGGCaactgggcaagtgctgtttcaTCGATTCTTTTACTCCAAGTCTTTCGTCAAGCATAGTTTCGAG ATTGTTGCAATGGCTTGTATTTACTTGGCCTCCAAGATTGAAGAAGCACCCAGGCGATTAAGAGACGTTATCAACGTTTTTCATCACTTGAAGCAGATTAGAGGAAAAAA GACTCCAAGTTCATTGATTCTTGATCAGAACTACATAAACACCAAAAATCAAGTCATCAAAGCTGAGCGGCGTATTCTCAAGGAACTGGGCTTCTGTGTGCATGTCAAGCGTCCGCACAAG ATAATTGTCATGTATTTGCAAGTCCTGGAGTGTGAAAAGAACCAAACGCTGGTCCAGACTGCCTG GAATTACATGAATGACAGTTTGAGGACCAACGTCTTTGTAAGGTTCCAGGCAGAGACCATTGCATGTGCCTGCATATTCCTTGCTGCCCGAGCTCTGCAg ATTCCCCTGCCCAACAAACCTCAGTGGTACATGCTGTTCGGAGCAAGTGATGATGACATTAAAGAGGTCTGCATCACCACCCTTAAACTTTACACAAGGAAGAAG CCCAACTATGAGCAGCTGGAAAAAGAGGTGGACCGGAGGAAGGTTTGCTTGGCTGAAGCCAAGTTGAAGGCCAAAGGGTTGAATCCAGATGGTACCCCAGCATTGACCACTCTGGGAAATTTCTCGCCCTCCTCAAAACCTTGTTCTCCAAATGTGGTCAAAGTGGAAGAGAAGTCCCCCAACAGCCAAACAGTTAAAGCTGTAAAGAAGGAGACAGACAACCGCACACAGATGACAAAAAGCCCACACAATGG GATGCGGAAGGAGGCAAAGATTGTGAGGAACAGTCGGAGTGGCAGCCGTTCGCGATCCAGAACGCGTTCACGTTCCAGATCGCATTCCCCTCGCAGGCA TTACAACAGCCGGCGTAGTCGCTCAGGGACGTACAGTTCTCGCTCACGCTCGCGATCCCACAGCCGGAGTCCCTCGCCCCGGAGACACCCCCCCTCGCCCTTCCTCCCCCACCTCAAAGCCAAGGCCGCCCACCATGGCAACAGTGACTCCAAGAGCAGCGGCCGCCACAACGGCGGGGGCCACAAGAGGAAACGCTCGCGTTCTCGGTCCCGCTCCCGCACGCCCCTCAGAGCCGACAGGGAGCGGGATCGAGAGAGGGAAAGAGACCGGGACAGAGATCGCGGCGGGGCCTTCGACACGACTTCCAAGAAACACAAACACGAGCGCAGCGGCGGACATCGAGGAGACAGGAGAGATGGGGAGAGATCGCGCTCTTACGACAGGGATAGGGAGCGTGAGCGTGGTCACAAAGGCAAACATCACAGCAGTAGCGGCGGACATTCAGGACACGGACGACACAGACGCTGA